TGATAGATGTTAATGACCGAGAGAGCATGCAACTTTTAGGTCCGTCGCGTCCCAGCTGATACTCCAACAAAACGTGATAGCCGAAACTTACGACCAAGTGACGATCTACTTCAGCGATATCGTCGGCTTCACGCAACTGTCGGCCGAGAGCACGCCGCTTCAGGTGGTCGATTTATTGAACGATCTTTATACGTGTTTCGACTCCATCATCGAGAACTTCGACGTGTATAAGGTGGGCTTTTGATTTTGATAATGCTTGGAGCCGGGAAAAGGAACGATGAGAAAAtacgcgatcgatcgaaccCTTGTTTCATTTCTCAGGTGGAGACGATAGGAGACGCTTACATGGTGGTGTCGGGGCTGCCTGTTCCGAACGGGACCAACCACGCGAGGGAGATCGCGAGAATGGGCTTGGCGTTGCGGGACACCGTGATGACGTTCAGCATTCGACACAGACCGAACGAGCAGCTCAAGCTCCGGATCGGCATGCACACTGgtaaattgtttgaatatttttcttccctttGGTCGAAGCCGAACTAAAGCGTCCGTTGATTTTCAGGTCCCTGCGTGGCCGGTGTGATCGGATTGAAGATGCCGAGGTACTGTCTCTTCGGGGACACCGTGAACACCGCATCGAGGATGGAGAGCACCGGAGAAGGTACGACCGcgattcttctctttttctctcgctgtGTCGCCCACGTATCACGATTTTTCGTCTCGTTTCCCGCAGCTCCTAAAATCCACGTCAACCCGAAGACCAAAGAGATCCTGGACACTTTCGGAACGTTCGAGCTGGTCTGCAGAGGCGAAGTCAGCTTGAAGGTAAGAATCTGTCACTTCTCTTTCGGAACATCAGGCAACGCTACCGTAATGGTTATTCCTTTATTATAGGGCAAAGGGAAGATGACCACCTATTGGTTGATCGGCGAGAAGTCGAACAAGGAGATCGTCCGTAGAGGGAACGCGTCGACGTCGGTGACGATAACGGCGGCGAACGCGAACACGGGTCTGATGTCTACGAAAACCGGCGATTTACGAACCCAGGACCATCGACGATCGGTTTCGAATCAAGAGAAAAGCGGTCGAGGTCGCGACAacggcggcgtcgtcgtcgacgaaccGAACAGAAACGTCGCGGTCGCGTCGCCTTCGCGAACCTCCGCAAACGCGACGCCGGGACGACCCGGTTCGCCGCATCTGATTCCCCAAGACACTATACCAGCGTTCACCCATCTGCCGTTGGCGAGTCGATGGAGGAGTGGTCCACCCGAGTCGCCCTGCGAATAAACGGCGATCGATCCAATAATTTCGAAGCGGTAGACCAACACAGCATTGGCAAACGGTATAGCCGTGTAAAATACATACCACCGTAGGTACCATATATCGTACCTGACAGGCGTCCCGACCTCCCTCGTACGCGCCCGCGCACATCATCGTCTCCGGAATTCTTCGGGCGAAGCTGCGAACGCACAGATTCCGCGACCATATCGGAACGACGACT
This genomic interval from Augochlora pura isolate Apur16 unplaced genomic scaffold, APUR_v2.2.1 APUR_unplaced_2398, whole genome shotgun sequence contains the following:
- the LOC144477620 gene encoding atrial natriuretic peptide receptor 1-like is translated as FRSVASQLILQQNVIAETYDQVTIYFSDIVGFTQLSAESTPLQVVDLLNDLYTCFDSIIENFDVYKVETIGDAYMVVSGLPVPNGTNHAREIARMGLALRDTVMTFSIRHRPNEQLKLRIGMHTGPCVAGVIGLKMPRYCLFGDTVNTASRMESTGEAPKIHVNPKTKEILDTFGTFELVCRGEVSLKGKGKMTTYWLIGEKSNKEIVRRGNASTSVTITAANANTGLMSTKTGDLRTQD